A DNA window from Brassica napus cultivar Da-Ae chromosome A4, Da-Ae, whole genome shotgun sequence contains the following coding sequences:
- the LOC106447138 gene encoding 3-ketoacyl-CoA thiolase 2, peroxisomal-like produces the protein MEKAIERQRVLLEHLRPSSSSSHSFEGSLSASACVAGDSAAYQRTSLYGDDVVIVAAHRTALCKSKRGNFKDTYPDDLLAPVLRALIEKTNLDPSEVGDIVVGTVLAPGSQRASECRMSAFYAGFPETVAVRTVNRQCSSGLQAVADVAAAIKAGFYDIGIGAGLESMTTNPMAWEGSVNPAVKKFAQAQSCLLPMGVTSENVAHRFGVSRKEQDQAAVDSHRKAAAATAAGKFKDEIIPVQTKLVDPKTGDETPITVSVDDGIRPSTTLATLGKLKPVFKKDGTTTAGNSSQVSDGAGAVLLMKRSLATQKGLPVLGVFRTFAAVGVDPAIMGVGPAVAIPAAVKAAGLELDDIDLFEINEAFASQFLYCRNKLGLDEEKVNVNGGAMAIGHPLGATGARCVATLLHEMKRRGKDCRFGVVSMCIGTGMGAAAVFERGDGVDELRNARKVEAQGYLSKDAR, from the exons atggaGAAAGCGATCGAGAGGCAACGAGTTCTTCTTGAACATCTCCgtccttcttcctcctcctcgcaCAGTTTCGAAGGCTCTCTCTCT GCTTCTGCTTGCGTGGCTGGGGACAGTGCTGCGTACCAGAGGACCTCTCTCTATGGAGATGATGTTGTCATTGTCGC GGCGCATAGGACTGCACTATGCAAGTCCAAACGTGGCAACTTCAAGGATACTTACCCTGATGATCTCCTTGCACCTGTTTTGAGG GCGTTGATTGAGAAGACTAATCTTGACCCGAGTGAAGTTGGTGACATTGTTGTGGGTACTGTTTTGGCTCCGGGGTCTCAGAGAGCTAGCGAATGCAGGATGTCTGCTTTCTATGCTGGTTTCCCTG AAACTGTGGCGGTAAGAACCGTGAATAGACAGTGCTCATCTGGTCTTCAGGCTGTTGCTGATGTGGCTGCTGCCATCAAAGCTGGATTTTATGATATTG GTATTGGAGCTGGACTGGAGTCCATGACTACCAATCCGATGGCGTGGGAAGGGTCTGTCAACCCGGCG GTGAAGAAGTTTGCGCAAGCACAGAGTTGTCTGCTCCCTATGGGTGTTACTTCAGAAAATGTAGCACACCGCTTTGGTGTCTCAAGGAAGGAGCAAGATCAAGCTGCT GTCGACTCGCACAGAAAGGCAGCTGCTGCGACTGCTGCTGGTAAATTCAAGGATGAGATCATTCCTGTTCAAACCAAG CTTGTGGACCCAAAGACAGGTGATGAGACACCCATTACAGTTTCTGTTGATGATGGGATCCGACCAAGCACAACCCTTGCTACTCTTGGGAAGCTGAAGCCTGTGTTTAAAAAGGACGGCACCACAACTGCTG GAAACTCCAGTCAAGTGAGTGATGGTGCAGGAGCGGTTCTCCTCATGAAGAGAAGTCTTGCTACACAAAAAGGACTTCCCGTTCTTGGTGTATTCAG GACATTTGCTGCAGTTGGTGTTGATCCAGCAATCATGGGTGTCGGTCCAGCTGTTGCCATTCCTGCTGCAGTTAAGGCGGCTGGTTTAGAGCTCGATGACATCGACTTGTTTGAGATCAACGAG GCATTTGCATCTCAGTTTTTGTATTGCCGTAACAAGTTGGGACTTGACGAAGAGAAGGTTAATGTCAACGGAGGCGCAATGGCCATCGGACATCCTTTGGGCGCTACag GAGCTCGTTGCGTTGCTACTTTGTTGCACGAGATGAAACGCCGTGGGAAAGACTGTCGATTTGGGGTAGTGTCAATGTGCATTG GGACGGGGATGGGTGCAGCGGCTGTGTTTGAGAGAGGAGATGGAGTTGATGAGCTTCGCAACGCAAGAAAAGTTGAAGCGCAGGGCTATTTGTCAAAGGACGCTCGTTAA